A single window of Methanoculleus oceani DNA harbors:
- the ppsA gene encoding phosphoenolpyruvate synthase → MKQDAKYIRWFEDIRNKDVPLVGGKNASIGEMYSELTAKGVKVPDGFAITADGYWHVLKSGGILDDMKSAMEGLDRNDVADLARRGKRARDLILGAGVPDDLWAEVKTAYDMLCDEYGAEIDVAVRSSATAEDLPTASFAGQQETYLNIRGYQALREAVNKCLASLFTDRAIAYRIDNHFDHFRVALSVGVMKMVRSDLSSSGVIFTLDTDTGFRDVVLITGSYGLGENIVQGAVNPDEFYVFKPTFRKGSRALVRKNLGDKRIKLIYGRGGEKEVTRNVEVPETDRRRFCITDDDVLTLAGYALTIEDHYSEKSGKPMPMDIEWAKDGETGELFIVQARPETVQSQKTGDVLETFHMDERGAVLVTGKSIGDAIATGKARVITDVSKLSTFNPGEILISDTTTPDWEPVMKTAAALVTNRGGRTSHAAIVSRELGIPAVVGTGDATEKVPTGTDVTVSCAEGEEGFVYSGTLQFHVEKTSLKDLRRPRTEMMMNLGNPDEAFGLATIPNDGIGLARMEFIIASYIKVHPMALVHPEKVQDDDVRQAIADLTFGYEDKSEYFVEKLAEGAGTIAAAFYPNPVVVRMSDFKTNEYANLLGGKYFEPEEANPMLGFRGAVRYYDERYREGFALECRAMKRIRDEMGLTNLIIMIPFCRRVEEARRVLEELKKNGLVRGENGLQVYQMCEIPSNVVSIDEFSEFFDGFSIGSNDLTQLTLGVDRDSAILAQAFDERDPGVEKMVAMAVEGCRRNGRHSGLCGQAPSDFPEFADFLVEQGINSISVNPDALLKITLRVVEMEERMTAEREERKVAAAPR, encoded by the coding sequence ATGAAACAGGATGCGAAGTATATCCGCTGGTTCGAGGATATCAGAAACAAAGATGTTCCTCTGGTCGGCGGGAAAAACGCCTCAATCGGCGAGATGTACAGTGAACTGACTGCGAAAGGCGTGAAGGTTCCCGATGGGTTTGCTATCACCGCCGACGGATACTGGCATGTGCTGAAGTCCGGGGGAATCCTCGACGACATGAAATCCGCCATGGAAGGGCTGGACAGAAATGACGTCGCCGATCTTGCGAGGCGGGGAAAACGTGCACGCGACCTCATCCTCGGGGCAGGCGTTCCGGACGACCTCTGGGCCGAGGTAAAGACCGCGTACGATATGCTCTGCGATGAGTACGGTGCGGAGATCGATGTTGCGGTCAGGAGCTCGGCCACGGCGGAGGACCTCCCCACGGCATCGTTCGCCGGCCAGCAGGAGACGTACCTGAATATCCGCGGGTATCAGGCGTTGCGGGAAGCAGTGAACAAATGTCTTGCCTCCCTCTTCACCGATAGGGCGATCGCATACAGGATAGACAACCATTTCGACCACTTCAGGGTCGCCCTCTCGGTCGGGGTTATGAAGATGGTTCGCTCGGACCTCTCTTCGAGCGGGGTCATCTTCACGCTCGACACCGACACAGGATTCCGAGATGTGGTGCTCATAACCGGGTCATACGGGCTCGGTGAGAATATTGTCCAGGGCGCCGTCAACCCCGACGAGTTCTACGTCTTCAAACCGACCTTCCGGAAAGGCTCTCGGGCACTTGTGCGGAAGAATCTCGGCGATAAAAGGATAAAACTGATCTACGGCCGCGGCGGGGAAAAAGAGGTGACCCGGAACGTCGAGGTTCCCGAAACAGACCGCAGAAGGTTCTGTATCACGGACGACGACGTGCTGACGCTCGCCGGATACGCGCTCACCATCGAGGACCACTACTCAGAGAAATCTGGCAAACCGATGCCGATGGATATCGAATGGGCGAAAGACGGCGAAACCGGGGAACTGTTCATCGTACAGGCCCGTCCCGAGACGGTGCAGTCGCAGAAGACCGGGGATGTCCTGGAGACGTTCCATATGGACGAGCGAGGAGCTGTCCTGGTTACGGGGAAGAGCATCGGTGATGCGATCGCCACAGGAAAGGCTCGCGTCATCACCGATGTTTCCAAACTATCCACCTTCAATCCGGGCGAGATCCTGATATCGGACACGACCACGCCGGACTGGGAGCCTGTGATGAAGACGGCCGCCGCTCTCGTGACCAATCGCGGAGGGAGGACCTCCCATGCCGCTATCGTCAGCCGCGAGCTCGGCATTCCCGCCGTCGTCGGCACGGGCGACGCAACCGAGAAGGTCCCGACCGGCACCGACGTGACGGTCAGCTGCGCCGAGGGCGAGGAAGGTTTCGTCTACAGCGGGACCCTGCAGTTCCACGTGGAAAAGACCAGCCTGAAGGACCTCCGGCGGCCGAGGACCGAGATGATGATGAACCTCGGGAACCCGGACGAGGCGTTCGGGCTTGCGACGATTCCGAACGACGGCATCGGACTTGCCAGGATGGAATTCATCATCGCAAGTTATATCAAAGTCCATCCGATGGCGCTTGTTCATCCGGAAAAGGTTCAGGATGACGATGTCCGGCAGGCGATTGCGGATCTTACCTTCGGGTATGAGGATAAAAGCGAATATTTCGTCGAAAAACTTGCAGAGGGTGCCGGCACCATCGCAGCGGCGTTCTACCCGAACCCCGTCGTCGTTCGCATGAGCGACTTCAAGACCAACGAATACGCGAATCTGCTCGGCGGGAAGTACTTCGAGCCGGAAGAAGCCAACCCCATGCTCGGCTTCCGCGGTGCGGTCAGGTATTACGACGAGCGGTACCGGGAGGGCTTTGCGCTCGAGTGCCGGGCGATGAAACGTATCCGGGACGAGATGGGGCTCACGAACCTGATCATCATGATCCCCTTCTGCCGCCGGGTAGAGGAGGCGAGGAGAGTCCTTGAGGAACTGAAGAAGAACGGTCTTGTGCGGGGCGAAAACGGACTCCAGGTCTACCAGATGTGCGAAATTCCAAGCAATGTCGTATCGATCGACGAATTCAGTGAATTCTTCGACGGGTTTTCGATTGGGTCCAACGACCTGACCCAGCTGACGCTCGGCGTCGACCGTGATTCCGCGATCCTCGCGCAGGCGTTTGACGAGCGCGATCCGGGCGTCGAAAAGATGGTCGCCATGGCTGTCGAAGGATGCCGGAGAAATGGCCGGCACAGCGGGCTGTGCGGGCAGGCGCCGAGCGACTTCCCGGAGTTCGCCGACTTCCTGGTCGAGCAGGGGATCAACTCCATATCGGTCAACCCGGACGCCCTGCTGAAGATCACGCTCCGGGTGGTGGAGATGGAGGAGCGGATGACGGCAGAAAGAGAGGAGAGGAAGGTCGCAGCGGCACCCCGGTAG
- a CDS encoding Fic family protein codes for MTAAPYVPEPLPPDGIDWEAHIPQIASANRALARYDGILQAIPNPELLLSPLLTQEAVLSSRIEGTQASLEDVLRFEANPKERINDAALADIQEIINYREALHAAVDALRTRRLDTALICDLHRILLTDSRGMDREPGCIRNIQNFIGRDAYVEHAIFVPPAPEMVPGALEDWEAYLHREEKDVLVQLSVLKAQFELIHPFCDGNGRIGRMLVPLIMYEKGLIRSPMFYISAYLERHRPVYYERLLAVSRERDWNGWIAFFLRAIEEQAEENGKKAKAILDLYDEMKRTVPEVTRSQYAVAAIDAVFRTPIFSSSEFYDLSAIPKESGAKILRDLEESDIIQLVQKGRGRKASIYIFPRLVVITEGDRL; via the coding sequence ATGACGGCTGCGCCTTACGTGCCGGAGCCGCTGCCTCCCGACGGGATCGACTGGGAGGCCCATATTCCACAAATAGCGTCGGCGAACCGCGCCCTCGCCCGGTACGACGGCATTCTCCAGGCGATCCCGAACCCCGAACTCCTGCTCTCCCCGCTCCTGACGCAGGAAGCGGTGCTGTCGTCCCGGATCGAGGGGACGCAGGCATCGCTCGAGGACGTCCTGCGGTTCGAGGCGAACCCGAAAGAGCGGATCAACGATGCCGCTCTTGCCGATATCCAGGAGATCATCAATTACCGGGAGGCCCTGCATGCTGCGGTGGACGCCCTCAGGACCCGGCGGCTGGATACGGCCCTGATCTGCGACCTGCACCGGATCCTCCTGACCGACAGCCGGGGCATGGACCGGGAGCCGGGGTGCATCCGGAATATCCAGAACTTCATCGGGCGGGATGCTTATGTCGAGCACGCGATCTTCGTCCCGCCGGCACCGGAGATGGTTCCCGGGGCGCTTGAGGACTGGGAGGCCTACCTGCACCGTGAAGAAAAAGACGTCCTCGTCCAGCTCTCCGTCTTAAAAGCGCAGTTCGAACTCATTCACCCGTTCTGCGACGGCAACGGCCGTATCGGGAGGATGCTCGTCCCGCTGATCATGTACGAGAAGGGGCTGATTCGAAGTCCGATGTTCTACATCAGCGCCTACCTCGAACGGCACCGGCCGGTCTACTACGAGCGGCTGCTCGCGGTCTCCCGGGAAAGAGACTGGAACGGCTGGATCGCGTTCTTCCTCCGTGCCATCGAGGAACAGGCGGAGGAGAACGGCAAAAAAGCAAAGGCGATCCTCGATCTCTACGACGAGATGAAACGGACGGTGCCGGAGGTGACCCGGTCGCAGTACGCCGTCGCCGCGATCGATGCCGTCTTCAGGACGCCGATCTTCAGTTCGTCCGAATTTTACGACCTGTCGGCGATTCCGAAAGAGAGCGGGGCAAAGATCCTCAGGGATCTGGAGGAGAGCGACATCATCCAGCTGGTGCAGAAAGGACGAGGAAGAAAAGCAAGCATTTACATCTTCCCGCGCCTGGTCGTCATCACCGAGGGAGACCGGTTGTGA
- a CDS encoding phosphomannomutase/phosphoglucomutase: MGTIFKAYDIRGAYPDELDEDMGRRIGACFVRLLHAEAIVVGRDMRLSSPSLTEAFIEGALSAGASVTDIGMVSTPLLYHAIIDGGFDGGAMVTASHLPGRMNGFKLCRENAIPLGGDTALPALERLVRESPPVPPRPITGPYRRDSAMERYIEMLHSFVRPGRPLKVVVDAGNGMAGPEVPRIAARVPEWTFTFRDIEPDGRFPDHIANPLIPSTTLELQAEVVREQADIGVAFDGDADRCGFIDEEGNRVPEDLVTALIAEAFLQRQPGGTILYDLRSSRIVPETIGKHGGKAVRCRVGHAFIKAQMRREEALFAGELSGHYYYRDTGYTDNAVMTMIRMLDLLSAEQEPLSRLVAPLKKYASTGEINIRVTDKDAVLAGLEERYGDAGIDHLDGLTVDYPSWWFNIRPSHTEPVLRLNLEAEDAGAVAAKREEVFARITAIDPGMRRAAS, translated from the coding sequence ATGGGAACGATCTTCAAAGCATACGATATCCGGGGTGCATACCCGGACGAGCTTGATGAGGACATGGGCCGCCGGATCGGTGCCTGTTTCGTCAGGCTCCTGCACGCAGAGGCGATCGTCGTCGGGCGTGACATGCGGCTCTCCTCGCCGTCACTGACCGAAGCCTTCATCGAGGGGGCGCTCTCTGCCGGAGCGTCGGTGACCGATATCGGAATGGTGAGCACGCCGCTCCTCTACCATGCCATCATCGACGGCGGGTTCGACGGAGGGGCCATGGTGACGGCATCGCATCTGCCCGGTCGGATGAACGGGTTCAAACTCTGCCGCGAGAACGCGATTCCGCTCGGCGGGGATACGGCGCTGCCCGCACTGGAACGCCTGGTCCGGGAATCGCCGCCGGTCCCGCCGCGGCCTATAACCGGGCCGTACCGCAGGGACTCCGCAATGGAACGCTATATCGAGATGCTCCACTCGTTCGTCCGGCCGGGACGGCCGCTCAAGGTCGTCGTCGATGCCGGCAACGGCATGGCCGGGCCGGAAGTCCCCCGCATCGCGGCGAGGGTTCCGGAATGGACGTTTACCTTCAGGGACATCGAACCCGACGGCAGGTTCCCCGACCATATCGCAAACCCCCTGATCCCCTCGACGACCCTTGAATTGCAGGCCGAGGTGGTGCGGGAACAGGCCGATATCGGCGTCGCGTTCGACGGGGACGCCGACCGGTGCGGGTTCATCGACGAAGAGGGGAATCGTGTTCCGGAAGACCTGGTGACGGCGCTTATCGCCGAGGCGTTTTTACAGCGCCAGCCCGGGGGCACGATCCTCTACGATCTCCGATCAAGCCGCATCGTCCCGGAGACGATCGGGAAACACGGAGGGAAGGCTGTGCGATGCAGGGTGGGCCATGCGTTTATCAAGGCGCAGATGCGCCGGGAGGAGGCCCTGTTCGCCGGAGAACTCTCCGGGCACTACTATTACCGCGATACCGGCTACACCGACAACGCCGTGATGACGATGATCCGGATGCTCGACCTCCTCTCCGCAGAACAGGAACCGCTCTCCCGCCTGGTCGCACCGCTGAAGAAGTACGCGTCGACGGGCGAGATCAACATCCGGGTGACGGACAAAGACGCCGTCCTTGCCGGCCTTGAGGAACGCTACGGCGACGCTGGGATCGATCACCTCGACGGCCTGACGGTCGATTACCCGTCGTGGTGGTTCAATATCCGTCCTTCCCACACCGAACCCGTCCTCCGGCTCAACCTGGAGGCGGAAGACGCCGGTGCCGTCGCAGCAAAGCGGGAGGAGGTGTTTGCACGCATAACAGCGATCGATCCCGGGATGCGGCGCGCAGCCTCCTGA
- the gap gene encoding type I glyceraldehyde-3-phosphate dehydrogenase yields MKKVAINGFGRIGRMALFNYLTDPPGNIEIVAVNDPKTPEVLAYLTKYDSVHGRAPFPVEAGPDHLRFGSREVAVLGERNPAALPWNDLGVDLVLECTGRFTDRNDAAKHLEAGASRVVISAPSHNTDLTVVLGVNEAAYDPENHTVVSNASCTTNALAPAAKVLNDAFGVDHLMATAIHAYTATQALVDKAAKKVRRGRAAAVSLIPTTTGAAVATTRVLPELAGKMDAVAVRAPIPDGSIIDIVAELKREVTRDEVNVALRRAAEGQMKGILSYTEEYLVSVDIIGDPHSGIVDGLSTGVVDGRMARVMVWYDNEFGYARRMVDLASYMASREEG; encoded by the coding sequence ATGAAAAAGGTTGCAATCAATGGATTTGGGCGTATCGGGCGGATGGCTCTCTTCAATTACCTGACCGACCCGCCGGGCAACATCGAGATCGTTGCGGTCAACGATCCGAAAACGCCTGAGGTACTCGCCTACCTGACGAAGTACGATTCGGTGCACGGAAGAGCGCCCTTCCCGGTCGAGGCAGGGCCGGATCACCTCCGGTTCGGGTCGCGGGAGGTTGCCGTGCTCGGCGAGCGGAACCCTGCCGCCCTTCCGTGGAACGATCTCGGCGTTGATCTGGTGCTCGAATGCACAGGAAGGTTCACCGACAGGAACGACGCTGCAAAACATCTGGAGGCAGGGGCGTCCCGGGTCGTCATCAGCGCACCATCGCATAACACCGACCTGACGGTCGTGCTGGGCGTCAACGAAGCAGCCTACGATCCGGAGAACCACACCGTTGTCTCAAACGCGTCCTGCACGACCAACGCTCTGGCGCCGGCGGCGAAGGTGCTCAACGACGCCTTCGGTGTCGACCACCTGATGGCGACGGCGATTCACGCCTATACCGCCACCCAGGCGCTGGTCGATAAGGCCGCAAAGAAGGTGCGCCGCGGGCGTGCCGCGGCGGTCTCGCTGATTCCGACGACGACCGGCGCCGCCGTCGCAACCACCCGTGTCCTGCCGGAACTTGCCGGGAAAATGGACGCGGTCGCGGTGCGGGCGCCCATCCCGGATGGATCGATCATCGATATCGTCGCAGAGCTGAAGCGGGAGGTAACCCGGGACGAGGTGAATGTGGCTCTGAGGCGGGCTGCCGAGGGACAGATGAAAGGCATCCTGTCGTACACGGAGGAGTACCTCGTCTCGGTGGATATCATCGGCGACCCGCATTCCGGCATCGTTGACGGACTGTCCACCGGCGTTGTCGACGGGCGGATGGCCCGGGTCATGGTCTGGTACGACAACGAGTTCGGGTATGCCCGGCGCATGGTCGACCTCGCTTCGTACATGGCGTCGCGGGAGGAGGGATGA
- a CDS encoding glycoside hydrolase family 15 protein: protein MSDTIQGNRSKIPLQSPRREGASYDEYRPIEDYGVIGNGHTAALVSSSGSIDWLCFHRFDSPSLFARILDPDRGGYWSIQPEEPSDSSRRYREGTNILETTFRCTDGTVILRDFMDIACVARLRRLPAPGRIVRVAECTDGKVGIASSCLPRPNYARTQLEFALQENQAVFGGYTLTGPAAWQVDDANEALACRDVLHAGETAAFTLATEDDAALPQLSPADALKVTTDYWKKWSGACTYQGPYRDIVIRSALALKLMTYEPSGAIVAAPTTSLPETFGGERNWDYRFTWIRDASFTLYALLLAGYLDDEQPFFDWLVRTAKLKGTGISILYPIVPESSTTEEILDNFRGYRDSRPVRIGNRAAVQEQLDVYGEVMGAIQFAWRIGKYDPTPIWGTMRQMLDWVTRHWHDRDSGLWEVRGGVRHFVYSKAMMWFALDCGIGIAEEMRLPGDLAGWRRERDAIHEEVLDKGWSDALGAFKQSYEDEQLDAANLRLSTINFIEGDDPRMLSTIDATLKHLVVDGLCYRYVDAPEGVAGKEGTFVVCTTWLVNALIRAGRKNEAHRMFRNLLARASPLGLYAEELQPTTGTHMGNFPQSFSHIGIINAAVSLAHAGYVGTVSPHHAAAADAAGHGGGGKRNR from the coding sequence ATGTCGGATACCATCCAGGGAAACCGGTCAAAAATTCCCCTGCAGTCCCCTCGCCGTGAAGGCGCGTCCTATGATGAGTACCGGCCAATCGAAGACTACGGGGTGATCGGGAACGGTCACACCGCGGCGCTCGTCAGCAGCAGCGGTTCAATCGACTGGCTCTGCTTTCATCGGTTCGATTCGCCGTCGCTCTTTGCCCGTATTCTCGATCCGGACCGCGGCGGCTACTGGAGCATACAGCCGGAGGAACCATCCGATAGTTCTCGCCGGTATCGTGAGGGGACGAACATCCTTGAGACGACGTTCCGGTGCACCGACGGAACCGTGATCCTCCGGGACTTCATGGATATCGCATGTGTTGCCCGGCTCCGCCGGCTCCCGGCCCCCGGCAGGATAGTGCGCGTCGCGGAATGCACCGACGGGAAGGTCGGGATCGCCAGCAGTTGCCTGCCCCGGCCGAATTACGCCCGCACGCAGCTGGAATTTGCACTCCAGGAGAATCAGGCGGTGTTCGGGGGATATACGCTCACCGGACCGGCAGCATGGCAGGTGGACGATGCGAACGAAGCGTTGGCCTGCCGGGACGTGCTTCACGCGGGCGAGACGGCAGCGTTTACGCTCGCAACGGAGGACGATGCCGCCCTGCCGCAGCTCAGCCCGGCAGATGCTCTGAAGGTGACGACCGACTACTGGAAAAAATGGAGCGGCGCCTGCACGTATCAGGGGCCGTATCGTGACATCGTGATCCGCAGCGCTCTCGCCCTCAAGTTGATGACCTACGAGCCTTCCGGGGCCATCGTTGCGGCGCCGACGACGTCGCTTCCCGAGACCTTCGGCGGCGAGCGGAACTGGGATTACCGCTTCACCTGGATCCGCGATGCGTCGTTCACCCTGTACGCGCTCCTCCTTGCCGGCTACCTCGACGACGAGCAGCCGTTCTTCGACTGGCTCGTGCGCACGGCCAAACTGAAGGGAACGGGCATCTCGATCCTCTACCCGATCGTTCCGGAGAGCAGCACCACCGAAGAGATACTCGACAATTTCCGGGGGTACCGGGACTCCCGACCGGTGAGGATCGGGAACCGGGCGGCGGTCCAGGAACAACTCGATGTCTACGGCGAAGTCATGGGCGCCATCCAGTTCGCCTGGCGGATCGGGAAGTACGACCCGACGCCGATCTGGGGGACAATGCGGCAGATGCTCGACTGGGTGACCCGTCACTGGCACGACCGGGACAGCGGGCTCTGGGAGGTCCGGGGCGGGGTGCGGCATTTCGTCTACAGTAAGGCCATGATGTGGTTCGCCCTCGACTGCGGAATCGGAATCGCGGAAGAGATGCGGCTCCCGGGCGATCTTGCAGGGTGGCGCCGCGAACGCGACGCGATCCATGAGGAGGTGCTCGATAAGGGATGGAGCGATGCATTGGGCGCATTCAAACAGTCTTACGAAGACGAGCAACTCGATGCCGCAAACCTGCGCCTCTCGACCATCAATTTCATCGAGGGGGACGATCCGCGGATGCTCTCGACGATAGACGCCACGCTGAAACACCTTGTCGTCGACGGCCTCTGTTACCGCTACGTCGACGCCCCGGAAGGCGTGGCCGGGAAGGAAGGGACCTTTGTCGTCTGCACGACCTGGCTCGTCAACGCATTGATACGTGCCGGGCGCAAGAATGAGGCGCACCGGATGTTCCGAAACCTCCTCGCACGCGCCAGTCCGCTCGGCCTCTACGCCGAAGAACTCCAGCCGACGACCGGAACCCATATGGGCAACTTCCCGCAGTCGTTCTCGCACATCGGGATCATCAACGCCGCCGTTTCACTCGCTCACGCAGGATACGTCGGCACGGTCAGTCCGCACCACGCTGCCGCCGCAGATGCTGCAGGACATGGCGGCGGGGGTAAGCGCAACCGCTGA
- a CDS encoding HD domain-containing protein: protein MDEEATAMLNYVRTALRGSGAHGFDHTERVVRLCEMIGAREGADMRILIPAALFHDIARPLEEETGVRHEEAGAAMAEAYLRSIRYPEDRIVGIVHAVRAHRYSSGIAPETLEARILSDADNLDAMGAVGIARTFMQSGEQGRGIADATGHFHEKLLNLKDLMYTESARNIAEKRHAFLVAFIEALEGEMKARTPPELSR, encoded by the coding sequence ATGGATGAAGAGGCTACCGCGATGCTCAATTACGTCAGGACGGCGCTCCGGGGATCGGGGGCGCACGGGTTCGACCATACCGAGAGGGTCGTGCGCCTCTGCGAGATGATCGGCGCCCGCGAGGGTGCGGATATGCGGATCCTCATCCCTGCCGCCCTCTTCCACGACATCGCACGACCGCTCGAGGAGGAGACGGGCGTCCGCCATGAAGAAGCAGGAGCGGCGATGGCGGAGGCCTACCTCCGGTCGATCCGTTACCCCGAGGACCGCATCGTGGGCATCGTCCACGCCGTCCGCGCGCACCGGTATAGTTCGGGCATCGCCCCCGAAACCCTGGAAGCCCGGATCCTCTCGGACGCGGACAACCTGGACGCGATGGGCGCAGTCGGGATCGCGAGGACGTTTATGCAATCCGGAGAGCAGGGACGGGGCATCGCGGACGCAACAGGCCATTTTCATGAGAAACTGCTGAACCTCAAGGACCTCATGTACACGGAGAGCGCCCGGAACATCGCCGAAAAGAGGCACGCGTTCCTCGTTGCGTTCATCGAGGCCCTGGAGGGCGAGATGAAGGCACGCACTCCCCCGGAGTTGTCCCGGTGA
- a CDS encoding sugar porter family MFS transporter: MKPQDGEPERSGLTLFVYIAVAVAAIGGVLFGYDTGVISGAILFITGEFGLSPTLEEVATSSVLVGAILGAIAGGLLADRIGRRLSIIAASAVFLAGTGFVVVAAGLPVFLVGRVLIGIAIGVASFVVPLYISEIAPSALRGGMVSLNQLFITLGILVSYGVDYLLSASGNWRAMFAFGAVPAVILIVGMFLLPGSPRWLMSRQQPDRAAAVLRRVRGTRDVSGELTEIQKSINVQKAGSWSDLLAPSIWMPLIVGLGLAILQQLTGINTVIYYAPTIFQFAGLHSAGASIAATAGVGVVNVLATVAAVILVDRAGRRPLLLVGIGGMVVSLAVLGAGFALGGTVQGGNLLGLITAVSLMAYVASFAIGLGPVFWLLIAEIYPLNVRGRAMSVATVANWTANFLITLTFLTLAGVLGRAGVFWLYALVGIVAWFFVLRLVPETKGLTLEEIEEHFRAGRHPRELKGVPKQY, translated from the coding sequence ATGAAACCACAGGATGGAGAGCCAGAGAGATCCGGTCTCACCCTATTCGTCTACATTGCCGTTGCAGTGGCGGCCATCGGAGGGGTCCTCTTCGGGTACGATACAGGGGTTATTTCCGGAGCGATCCTCTTCATCACCGGTGAGTTCGGTCTTTCCCCTACCCTGGAAGAGGTGGCGACCAGTTCGGTGCTCGTCGGCGCGATCCTGGGGGCTATCGCCGGCGGCCTCCTTGCCGACAGGATCGGGCGGCGCCTCTCGATCATCGCTGCATCGGCCGTCTTCCTTGCGGGTACGGGGTTTGTCGTCGTTGCAGCGGGTCTGCCCGTTTTCCTCGTCGGCCGCGTGCTGATCGGTATTGCCATCGGTGTCGCATCATTCGTCGTTCCTCTCTATATCTCGGAGATCGCACCTTCAGCGCTCCGCGGCGGCATGGTCTCGCTCAATCAACTCTTCATCACTCTCGGAATCCTCGTCTCCTACGGGGTCGATTACCTCCTCTCCGCAAGCGGCAACTGGCGTGCCATGTTCGCATTCGGTGCCGTGCCGGCCGTCATCCTCATCGTCGGGATGTTCCTGCTCCCGGGCAGTCCCCGGTGGCTTATGTCCCGGCAGCAGCCTGACCGGGCAGCCGCCGTTCTCCGGAGGGTCCGCGGAACCCGGGACGTATCGGGCGAGCTCACCGAGATCCAGAAATCGATCAACGTGCAGAAAGCCGGGAGCTGGTCGGACCTGCTGGCGCCGTCGATCTGGATGCCCCTGATCGTCGGCCTCGGCCTGGCTATCCTGCAGCAGCTGACCGGCATCAATACCGTCATCTACTACGCCCCGACGATCTTCCAGTTTGCAGGACTGCACTCTGCCGGGGCCTCGATCGCAGCGACTGCGGGGGTCGGCGTCGTGAACGTCCTCGCCACCGTCGCCGCCGTTATCCTCGTGGACCGGGCAGGGCGCCGCCCCCTTCTCTTAGTGGGAATCGGCGGCATGGTTGTGAGCCTCGCCGTGCTCGGGGCGGGGTTTGCTTTAGGTGGAACGGTTCAGGGCGGCAATCTCCTGGGACTGATAACCGCGGTCAGCCTGATGGCATACGTCGCCTCATTTGCCATCGGCCTTGGACCGGTCTTCTGGCTGCTGATAGCTGAGATTTACCCGCTCAACGTGCGGGGGCGTGCCATGAGCGTCGCAACCGTCGCCAACTGGACTGCGAACTTTCTCATCACCCTGACATTCCTGACACTGGCCGGGGTATTAGGGCGAGCAGGCGTCTTCTGGCTCTACGCACTCGTGGGCATTGTTGCATGGTTCTTCGTCCTCAGGCTGGTGCCGGAGACAAAAGGACTCACACTTGAAGAGATCGAAGAACATTTCAGAGCAGGTCGGCATCCTCGCGAGCTGAAGGGCGTACCAAAACAATACTAG